In Lactuca sativa cultivar Salinas chromosome 5, Lsat_Salinas_v11, whole genome shotgun sequence, the DNA window TATGGATAGACATCTATAAACTTTTATCTACATCATGAACAAAAAATATGCATTTCTTATTACCTACTAATCTACTATGAGTTATGACAAATACATGCACAAGCTCTATGTCTTGcaatctaaaccctaaaccctaattagaaacAAGTATAGATCAAGATATGCAAGGTTGTAATGTTTCAGATTGTAAGAAACTAATACTTACTTCTTATCATCAAGTTTCACTTCTGTTCCTCCATACTCTGCTAGTAAAACAGTGTCACCTTCTTTCACACAGAGAGGCAACAACTTCCCTTCTGCATCACGTGATCCAGGGCCCACAGCAATAACTTTACCAGAGTTTAGCTGATTCAACAATCCATAATCAGTTTACTAATTGAAATCCAAGGAATCTAATTCGGGAGCTAGTAAATTTAACTAAAAGATAGATGACAGAGATTTCACAGAGACAAATTTCAATCTTAGTGGCGTCCTAATAAGGTGATGATCCAGGGATCAAGAAGAAGGTAAAAGGCCCGGAGATTTCTGTAAATTTTCCGCTTACTTTGAAAGTGAATAAAATCAAGTAGGTAACATGAGGGTTCCAATGATTGATTGTAATCTTCTAACGAAGTAAATGAGCGCAGATTGACATCTAGGATGCAATTACATAATAAAGGAATAATATGCATGTGCAGAGGAAGAATGAACACATAAAACAGGTGTAGGTTTCACTTATTGGTGTAATTTGAAATCGCATTAAAATACATGAATCTTCATACATTTTCAGGGCCATGGCCCATGTATGTGCACACGGGATCTAGATCTAAAAAATAAAGGGTGGAAATGGTAACCTTGGAGGATGCTTCTGGAAGCAGAATACCGGCGCTGGTCTTTGATGGAGGGATTATTTTCTCAACCAGAACACGGTTAAAACAAGGAATTAAACGCTTCGCCATTTTCGATCGAAGAACAAGAAGCTGAAAACAAACCAGAGTCCAGAAACGGAGAAAGAAGACTGGGGTTTTGGAAACGAAAGGGTTTGGACTTTCTAACCTAGAAATAGTGAAGTTTGAAATTTGTACCCTTGTAATATTGTCTAGTTACAAATGCGTCCCTACACTATaggaaattttagaaaaatccatCATATTTGTAATTCGAGGGGTTAATATTTAACTAGATGGAAACCCATGCTTTGCATGGGGAAGAGGATGTTATTGTTGTATTTAGCCCAAGGATGAGCTAAATGCAGGAAATGGAAAGCtactttttttataatttttttttatttttaagtgtAATATGTAGAACAAAACTGTttgaaactgaaaaaaaaaatttgtcagCTGTTCATCATACATTAACTAAGATTTCAGAACAAAAATTCTCACGTTTTCTCTTATGTTAGCCACTATTTCACCAAGACACTCAACAATTAATTCGGTTAAAAAAATCCAAAGGCTTAGTTATCATGTTTTGTAATATTAATAGTTTTTAATGAATATAAATCATTCATATATACATACAATTTCATAGATTTGTAACACAAATGGATTTCGATTCAAAACAAACATCTAAAATGACAATaataatcaagaaaaaaaaagaaatcagTGTATAGGAAAAAAGAAAAGAACCATGGTAGGAAATGTTTAGCCTTCTAATGGAGACCAGTTTAAGGATGGGCGTAAATCCTTACAAAATGCATCATAAATCCTCCCTTGTCGAGTAGGAGGTATTGGCAACTCAATCTACACACAATAATTTACAAATTtataacaataaataataatttataagatgaaagtaataaactaataaaaaaatgataaaatttcATTACCTGAACCTCATCACCACTCAATATTTTGATGATCCTTGCTGACCAATAACAATCATCTTTACACCAATCTACCAAATCCCCAACTTTCCATTCACCATCAATCACAACACATACTTCTGTAATCGAATTGACAGTTGGCATTTCATTTTTGAGATACATTTTAGGATATGGAGGTCGCACCATTAATTGTTTCTTTATCTGCTTTGACTTCCTTCCATAATGAGGCAATTCGTATATCGTTGTCCATTCAATAGCTGCAAATTGATTGAAAGTGGTGATTTTAGAACAAATGAAAAGATTGTGATTAGTGATTCATATATAGCAGGTTAGTCAACTCACCTTCCTCTGGAAAGTCAAAAAAAAGCTAATTATATCTGCTTTATTATGGAAGGAAGATGAAAGTTTCCGGGCTGCAATATACACACATGGTATTAATATTTGATATATGTAAATAATTATACTTATGTTAAGATATAAAAACTTCTAATATATTTTAGTCGAAGATGAATATCCAGAGGGTACTTTTTGATCCGGGAAAAAAGGGTGTCTGAAGTCTAGGTTGATGTTGGGAATTTGACCTAATTATTAGGACAAAGAAATTGTTACAATAGCTATAAATAAAGATCATAAGCTCGTAATGAGTATATATAAACGTTAATAAAGCATTTCAGCAAGATATGTACCTTTTTTCATTCTTTAAGTCAATTAAGAAACATAGTTCAATAAAACAATGTGCTTCTACCGTGGGGCCGGAAACAACTTATCTACAAAGAAAGACATTCGATTAAATAGATGCTTTATTGTGAAGTTCAATGGAAAAATCAGTATATTCTATTTATTCCAGATATAGATTTTTTTGGGTAAAACATTTACCTGGGCATTCCAGCAAACATGTGGTGGGCATAGATAGAAAGATACACATGCAcaaagaaaaatggttttttcCCGATCCTGTTAATTGTCATCCACATTCGAACACATTTTTCAAAAACCTAGAGAAAAAGAGTAGTGATGAACATCTGTTTAAGAAAGAGAGATAAAGATACCTTACTTATTAGCCGACAACACCTTCTTCATTAGAGCTGATACCTTCGTCATTAGGCTGACGATGCTGAGAGTGGTGGTGGCAGTGGAGGTCGATCTAAACCGCATCAGAATCAACAATGGGTTGTAGCCGGAAACCTCCAGACACAACCAACGTCGGTTATAAACCCAACACCACATCAATTGTCGAACTGCACCAACAATTTAGAGCCCTGAGATTGGAGCTGGGTAAAATCAAAACTAACCTAACATTAAACATAAAGAAGAGTATTAACTGAtgatgaaaacttatttataattaattgaaGGGTGAATATGTACCTAAGTTTTTAGGAACATATATTGTTTGGTTGAAGAAGATGCAATGGTGGCCGCAGTTGGATGCTGCTTCTCATATGCCAGAGTATGTGAGAAACTATAAATCAAGGGTCAGATAAGAAAAGAAAATCCCCAATTTGATCTATCATTCAAAAAAATCGAAAACTTCAAAATCAGAATTGCATCTTCCATAATTGACCTATAGAGCGAGAGTTAGGGCATGAGAAAAACCAGAAAACGCAAGATCAATGAGTCGCAGACAATAGAATAGGAATTGCAGTGATGGCGGCTGTTGCTCCTCTTGCTCGTCGTTGATGGTGATAAAAAAACTGATCAAAAATCAAGGCTGCACTCTCCGGAACTTGTGGGGGTGGTGAGCATCGTTGACGAAGTAAACCCCATGAACAGTGGTGAAAAAGCAGATTGTTGGTGGTGGTGAACGATGGCCGCCCATAGGGTGATGGCGGTGAGGTTTCACTGAGAAGAAGAATGAAGAAGCGATGGATGAGAATCGGTGAGTAGAGAAGAGAGAATGTCGAATGGAAAACACGTAGACAATGGATATCCCAACGCGACCACGTGTACAGGAGGGCTCTCAAACCAAAGCGGTGACATTGAGCAGGAAGGGTCAAATTGCAATTTCAATGAACAACTGGACCAATTGTGACATACAGCAAATATGTGGACCAAACATGTTAAAAAGTCACCAACTTTACTGTAGCTAAGGCCACataattttaatatatagtaTAATAACTCTTTTAATTTTTCACCACATCACCACGTATGTTTCCGCCAACACCATTTTTCATGACCATAATCTTTTATCCCGTTATAAAACTCAAATAAAAACTACATATTTAGGAAAACCCAAAATTAGATCTAAAACTCCAAACAAAAATTAAGCCAAGATCAAAATTAACTATAAAAGTGCTAACACCATTTTTTACATATAGATCCAAAGCTCATACAATTACCTACGATATAAATAATGATGTGCTTAAAAGTTTCAATGATCATCACTAAAATTAACAAGTCACAAAACAAAGTAATAAGCATATTTTTGACACAATTACACTGTGATCAACATTTTACTTATTTGCTAGTTATTTTCCTTTCCATACCAAGTTGCTCCATGTAGGTATTTTCAATAAGCAAACTCAAATCACAGGCTTGGAAATCAGTTTCTATGAAAAATTCATAACAAAGCAAACACTACATGATATCccataaatattaaataatgttGAGGTTTAGGAATTTTGGGTTGACTTGGTTAATCGGGGAAACTCATATCTAAATCTGGTTTAACCCACTAACCCTATTTTTAGATTTACTTTgttaataaataagtttattatgtttaatattataaatatataagacTAGTCTCTAGTTGGCACGGTTTTATGGTCAAATAAAGAAAGGGTAAATGTCATCGTAACCCAACCAACTATCGGGTTTTGTTTTAAAAGGtccttaatattattttttttgtagttTAGAGGCATAAAGTCAATTTTTACCTACTAAAAAGGGACCTTGACTTGTAATTGCCGGTTTCcttcatgttttgacttttttcactaaaaagaaaaattaaattaaaaatacacCTCATTATGTCACTCACGTCCTCACCCACCACAAACTTATGTTCATCTTCAAGAACACCCACCTTCCGTATTCTCAATCATAGACCTTTACAATCAAGTTTCACTCTCTGCTCGGTATCTTTGGTTAGAATTTCTTCTTCATTTTGATTTCCATGGATATACAAGTCGGTGAAGCAGCACAACAGCCCAACAAGGATGTTTATTTAGTTTCTTTTTCATTTCGATTTCATTGGTTTGAATCTCTTCTTCATTTTGAGTTCCATGGTTCTACAAGTTGGAGGGCATAAGTTTGAGCTACATGTGATTGTTGTGGGAGTTGGGAGGAAGATGAACAAAAGTGTAGTGTCACCAACTAAAATCGAAAATCAAAACCTGCATCGACTTGGCGCTTGTTCGTGGAAGGGGAAAAATAGTTAACCTGCATCAAAGATTAATACAAGTGCATATTTcacttgtttttgtttttgttcgtTGATAATCTTGCTTGGAAACCATCTGGAATCGTTTTGCCAAACCTAGAATTGTTTTTGTTCCAGATATCCGTGTTCTTACTTCCTTATCATCAATTGAAGAATGGGGTGAGAGGCACACACAACAACAAGAAATAGCCCTGTTCTTGACTCGAAGGGGAAGAGACCACCTAAACCCATGTATTTCGATTTCCAATTTATTTTGGGGCCTGCACATAGGATACACAGGTGGTTGAGAAAAGTTTGATTTATTTTGGGATTGTCCATGATAGATCGTTGTGTTCGGTTCACATTCACTAACAAAGGGAGGTGGTAGAGATGATGAGAGATCGAGAGTGAGTGATGACATTGGATGTTGATGGTAAGGCCTTCGGTGGTGGTCATTGGCGGAAAATAGTTGTGAATTAGGGCTTTTCATCGGCGCTGACTAGGTGACCATCGATGATGGTCAACGTACCTGCAAGGGAGTAAAGGGCAACGAAGGAGGTTTTGGTTCTTGCACTTATATAACTGCACTTCTAGAGCGACAATTTAACCGGAGGAAAAGAGTGACATCTTAACTGATGAAGGGGATGCGACATCTTACTTGATGAGGTGGATTTGTGATTTGATGACATGGCTTTTAATTTGTGTTGACTATGCTTCTAACTTGTGCTGACTAGGCTGTTAGCCGGTAGTAAGTCAAGGATTTCAAAAATAGTGaccttttaaaatttaaaagtgaAGTTTATACACCTACAATGCAAGAAAAAAAGATGAGGGACATTTAAAACAAAACCTGATAGTTGGTTGGGTTACAGTGACATTTACTCATAAAGAAAATAAGAAATGGAGGGACTATATGTGACTATGTGTGAAGTTGACAAAGTTTAGACACAAGCATGACTCCCTTTCACTTTCCTTAATTTGagcgattttgaagagtgtagaggGTTAAAAAGATGATTTTGAAGATTAAGTTTAGGATTTAAGTTTATTTAAAGAGGTATTAATCAttagttatcttcttcattttatTCAACTATGGTTTGGATTTTTGTCCAATCAATGATATGTAACTAGGAGTTAGATTGAAATTATAGTTTACACTACAAGAAAAGAGGCCTTCTGTGACTAAATTATCAGAGACTGATTAATCAGTCTTGGATACAATGTATCTGAGACTGATTAATTAGTCTTAAATACTATCTAGGACTGATTTTAACATGTGAAACATTAGAGATTGACAAAATTTATTTGAGACTAAAATTCAGTCCGTAAGTTGTTTGCGTTGGTTTAGGTTTTGTGCGAAACGTATTGGGGACTGAATTTCAGTCTCAAATAGTTGAAGGACTTTGGAGGGTAAGTTATGTGAGACTAAATTTCAATCCCTGGTAGACTTGTGTCAGTTTTAATTGTGCATGGAACTTATTAGGGATCGGATTTTAGTCATTAATACAATTAAAACAATTTGTCCTTTGGATGGGAAACTTTTTAAAGACTGAATTTCAGTCCCTAATGGACATGTACTTTTTGACATTTAAATGAACACTTATAACTGATTAAATTTAAGTATCTAAGACTGATTATTTAGTCATAGATGCCGTATCTCGGAGACTTATAAATCAGTCATGAATACTATTTTAAAGAAAACTTATTAGGGACTGAATTTTACTCTTTGACACAGGTTACTAGACAATTTATTAGGAATTTTGTTAGCAATACATTACATTTTTAACATAATGTACAACTTTTTTACTATATAGCATACAAATCATTAATACATCAAATCCACTTCTGCgaacactaccaccaccaccaccatcgtcgTAGCCACCACCAGTACCTACGACGCCATCTCAGCGACTGCCGCCTCCATAACCACCAATGCCACCTCCGCAATCACTATAATCATCACAATCTCTACCGCCACCCTATATGCAACCATCACCCCCATTGAcgctactactaccaccaccaccaataTCGTAACCCCTTTTTCCACCACCATTATTGTCACTACAACCACCATCACCTATGTTGTCATCGCCACCTCTGCGACCACCACTACCACAACCACCAACACCACCTCCGTAATCACCACCACCCATACCACCCCGCCATAACCACCAACACCTATGTCACCATCGTCATCTTTGCGGTTGCCACCGCCATAACCACGAACACCACCTCCGCGATCACTACCACCGCCACAACCCCTAtcgtcaccaccaccatcatataTGTCGCCACCACTACCTCCTCCActgccaccaccaccgccaccacctccgtgaccactaccaccaccacaacccccaccaccaccatcgcGATCACCACCATTGTTTTCTCCACCAACACCATCATCACCTAAGTCATCGCCAACACCATCACCACCTTTGCAAACagtgccaccaccaccacctccacctccatcaCTTGCGTCACCTCAACTATTACCACCACCGCCGCCACATTCACGATCACCACCACTACTATCTCTGCCGCCACTGCCACCACTGCTACATTCATGGCCACCAACACTACCAAATCCACTCCACCCATCTAACACCGCCATCACAACTAGAGTGTTTTTTACTACCATTTAAGAGTTAATTTAAATTTAAGATCAAATAGATGacatataaaaatgtttttttataaattaatgtTCTAAAATACACAATTTCAATCTtattttccataaaaaaaattaaagactttTAAGTTCCCTTAGTTTCTCTTTTCACGTAACCCTAACAATTTTGACCCTCTTTCTCTCCCGCTCCGACTCAGTTCCTGCTACCCCAAACCCTGATCGATAATCGATTAGGTGCTCTCGATAGGCTGAACATATCCATTCTACGACGTCAGGAAGGCAAACCATCTCCACGTCTTCGGATGGGTAGCGTATCAAAGTATTCTTTAGCCTTCGATTTGTTTGGTTTGCTTAAGATGCGATTTGATTTGTACGTTTCTATGTGGTTAAGTTCCTGATGAACATATCAAAGGTTGAAACCGATTTTTATGATGCACCGGTTTCTTTAAAACATAGGTTTTAAATGGATTCTAATATCGCAAAGGTTTGAAATCGATTTCTCCAATGCATCAAAGatttcatcttcatgtggaatcaACATTATGAGGTTAGCAACTctatatattttcattttaatgTCCAATTTCTCTTAAATGTATTTATCTAAAATTGTATTTGCCTAGTCAAAGTTACTAAATGATGTCGGTATGTTCTTTGTGACCACCAACTGTTTGAAAAAGTTCCCATTAGTGTTGATGTAGGTATAATTCTGATTTTTGGTCTCTTACACCAATGATTTTATGAGAAATTTGTGCAAAAAGTTGTTTAATTGAGTCTTAAATCGAGTAAATTGAGATCTGTGATGatcactatttttttttaatatactcATGGTTAAAAACACATCACATAACTTCTTTCTTGAATCCAAATACAGACACAAGTGGCAATTTTTAGTTTTAGTGTTTGCCAAAAAATTTAACgttgtaatttttttaatgaaattctATATAATCATTTAGTATAGTATTCACTTTCAACTGGATGAGAATAATTtgtggtttttcttttctttagttTGATCAGATTTCAGATCCATCCATCAAGGTGCAGATGGTATGTAAGATCCACTTGCATCTCTAGTTACTATTGATTCTATATAGATTCCTGGTTTGATGTGTGAAGGGAAGAATGAGTTTGTGAGTGTGATACCAATTTTGGACAGCTCTAAGTGGGACAAGATTCCTGATAAGATAAAATACATACTTACAAGACAATGAAGGTGAGATTTTGCTTATCATTACTCTTGTCATATTGATTATTAAACTATTATATAATAATGCATTAGTTATATATATTTCAACAAAAGTGATCAATCACCTGGCATATGCATCGAGTTCATTCGTATAGTCAAATGTATAATAACTTCAAGTTCATCTTGGAGGTGTTGTTTATCAACTTATATATCACATTAAACCATCTATTGATTTTGACCCGATTATGGCAGGAACTAGTTTGGCTGCAAAGTTACTAAGAGGAAGTGGCGTAACACTTTTTTAAAGTGCGGGATCAAGCTGTAAAAGTACTTGGAGCATCAAACGAGTATAGGCATCTTAAATTAGTCacttttttctcttttcaaaagttTAATCTGTTTTACCTACTTATTAA includes these proteins:
- the LOC111889437 gene encoding 10 kDa chaperonin, mitochondrial — translated: MAKRLIPCFNRVLVEKIIPPSKTSAGILLPEASSKLNSGKVIAVGPGSRDAEGKLLPLCVKEGDTVLLAEYGGTEVKLDDKKYHLYDDHDILGTLHD
- the LOC111889419 gene encoding glycine-rich RNA-binding protein 8 — translated: MVVKNTLVVMAVLDGWSGFGSVGGHECSSGGSGGRDSSGGDRECGGGGGGGGGGGSGGGSGGDIYDGGGDDRGCGGGSDRGGGVRGYGGGNRKDDDGDIGVGGYGGVVWVVVITEVVLVVVVVVVAEVAMTT